The DNA window GCCTGTGCATCAGTATCACCTGTTATAGATTCAAGTTTATATTCTTCTAAAACAAAATTATCATTTAAAATTCTATTGATTGCCTTATAAGAGGCATCAACTGGTCCACTACCATAAGAGGCTGAAACTTCTTTTTCTCCATCTAGTAGAATGTTTATTTCTGCCTTAGTTTTAGAATCTTTTCTGCTTATTTCAAATTGTTCAAGAGAAAGTCTACCTTTTACAACTTCTGCTGCATCTCCACTTACTAAGGAAATAATATCATCATCTAAAACATATTTTTTTCTATCAGCTAAATTTTTAAATTCTGCAAAAAGTTGCTCTATCTTTTTATCATCAAAACCACTTAAACCAAGATTATTTAGTTTATCAATAAAGGCATGTTTTCCTGATAATTTTCCAAGTACAAGGTTATCAACATTTCTACCTACTGTTTCAGGTTTCATAATTTCATAAGTTTCTGGATTAGCTAAAACTCCATGTTGATGTATACCTGATTCATGAGAAAAGGCATTAGCCCCAACAATAGCTTTGTTTGGTTGAGTTGTAACCCCTGTTAGTAAACTAACTAATTTACTTGCTGGATAGATTTGTTTTGTATCTATATTTGTTGTATAGCCTTCAAATAAATCTTTTCTAGTTTTCAAAATCATAACTACTTCTTCAAGTGAAGTGTTTCCAGCTCTTTCTCCTATTCCATTGACAGTACATTCTATTTGAGTTGCTCCTGCTTCAACTGCTGCTATTGAGTTTGCAACTGCAAGTCCTAAATCATTATGACAATGCACAGAGATATCAATATTCTCAATACCTTTTATATTATCTTTTAAATATTTAATAGTTTCATACATTTCATCAGGAGTTCTATATCCAACAGTATCTGGAATATTTATAGTTGTAGCTCCTGCTTTTATTGCAGTTTCATACACTTCTACAAGATATTCTTTTTCTGTTCTCATTGCATCTTCTGCTGAAAATTCAATATCTTCTACAAAAGATTTTGCATATCTAACCATTTCATCAACTGATTTTAAAATTTCTTCCTTAGACATCTTTAACTTAAATTCTCTATGAACAGGAGAAGTAGCTATAAATGTATGTATTCTAGGTTTAGCAGCTTTTTTAATAGCTTCAGCTGCAACTTCAATATCACTTTTAATTGCTCTTGCTAAACTTGTAACAGTTGAATTTTTAATGTTTTCTGCTATTAATTGAATAGCACTAAAATCTCCAGATGAGGCAGCTGCAAAACCAGCTTCTATAACATCAACTCCTAAAGATTCTAATTGTTTTGCAATTCTCAATTTTTCTTTGGCATTAAGATTAACTCTAGGTGTTTGTTCACCATCTCTTAATGTAGTATCAAAAATTTTTATATGTTTCATAACCTCACCTCAATAATTTATAAAGGTAAATTATGATTATTGTAAATTTTAAGGAAATGAAGGTAAAAAATATGTGAACTTGCATTCTAAATTTTAGATGAAAAATTAAAGCAAATGAGCCGAGCAAATCTCGCTGTGTTTGAACGAAGTGAGTTTAGCGAATTTGCAGCGAATGTTAATTTTTCATCGTCAAGAAATTTAGCTAGCAATGAACTATTTTTTACTTCATTTTTTCTTTTTTATAATAATCATATTTACATTTTTTCTCCACGGCTCATTGCAAGTACCCCTGTCTTTGCCATCTCTAAAACTCCATAATTTTCCATCATATTAACAAAACCTCTTAGCTTTTCTATATCCCCAGTCAGTTCTATAACAACTGATTTTGGAGAAACATCAAGAATATTTCCACGATATATATTAGCAATTTGTACAATTTGAGATCTTGTTTCTTCATCAGCTTTAACTTTTAAAAGCATAAGTTCTCTTCTTATAACATCTTTTTCAGGGAATATCTTAACTTTAACAACATCTATAATTTTATAAACTTGTTTTTGAATTTGATCCAGAGATTCCTTATCTCCATCAACTGTAAGAGTAAGTCTTGCATAGCCCTCTTTATTTGTTACACCAGCAGACATCTTTTTAACAAAATATCCTCTTCTGTTGAAAAGAGACATTATTCTTGCAACAATTCCATTGGTATTTTTAGTAATTATTAAAATATGATGCTCTCTATTCATTTTCTAAAACACCTCTTTTCCCAACTATATAGCTTACATCTTTTCCAGCAGGTATCATAGGATAAACATTTTCTTCTTTTTCAACTATACACTCAACTAAAACTGCTTCATCAGATTCTAAAATCTTCTTCAAATGTTTCTTTAAATCTTTTTTATTTGTTAATTGAATAGATTTTATTCCATAAGCTTCACCAATTTTTATAAAGTCTGGATTGTAACTTAAATCAACTGATGAATATCTTTTTTCATGGAATAATTCTTGCCACTGTCTAACCATACCTAAGTATGAGTTATTGATTATAAAAATCTTAACAGGAAGATTATATTCTTTAATTAACATCAATTCTTGGAAAGTCATTTGGAAACCTCCATCTCCAACAACAGCAAGAACTTTTTTATTAGGGTTAGCAACTTGTGCTCCTATTGCAGCAGGAAGTCCAAAGCCCATAGTACCTGCTCCACCTGATGTTAATATTGAGTAAGGATTATTAAAAGTTAAAAATTGTGCAGCCCACATTTGATGTTGCCCTACATCTGTTGCAACTATAACATTTCCCTTTGTAATTTTATCTATTTCAGATAAAATTTCTTGTGGAATTAAAATATCATCTTCTGTTTTTCTATATGTTAAAGAATATTCTTTTTTCCATTTTTTAATTTGTTTTAACCATTCATCATAGGATACTTTTGGTGCTTTTTCATTTAAGTCTGTTAAAACATTTTTTAAATCTCCAACTATTGGAACATCTATTAATTTATTTTTCCCTATTTCAGCAGGATCTATATCTATATGAATAATCTTAGCATTAGGTACAAATTTTTGAGGATTTCCTGTAACTCTATCATCAAATCTCATACCAGCAGCTATTATTAAATCTGCTTCATTTGCAGCATAATTAGCATAAGTTGTTCCATGCATACCTATCATTCCAAGTGCTAATTCATGGTTTCCTGGAAATGAACCAAGCCCTAATAAAGTCATAGCAACAGGGATATTA is part of the Fusobacterium nucleatum genome and encodes:
- a CDS encoding 2-isopropylmalate synthase translates to MKHIKIFDTTLRDGEQTPRVNLNAKEKLRIAKQLESLGVDVIEAGFAAASSGDFSAIQLIAENIKNSTVTSLARAIKSDIEVAAEAIKKAAKPRIHTFIATSPVHREFKLKMSKEEILKSVDEMVRYAKSFVEDIEFSAEDAMRTEKEYLVEVYETAIKAGATTINIPDTVGYRTPDEMYETIKYLKDNIKGIENIDISVHCHNDLGLAVANSIAAVEAGATQIECTVNGIGERAGNTSLEEVVMILKTRKDLFEGYTTNIDTKQIYPASKLVSLLTGVTTQPNKAIVGANAFSHESGIHQHGVLANPETYEIMKPETVGRNVDNLVLGKLSGKHAFIDKLNNLGLSGFDDKKIEQLFAEFKNLADRKKYVLDDDIISLVSGDAAEVVKGRLSLEQFEISRKDSKTKAEINILLDGEKEVSASYGSGPVDASYKAINRILNDNFVLEEYKLESITGDTDAQAQVVVIIEKNGKRYIGRAQSTDIVEASIKAYINALNRLYQD
- the ilvN gene encoding acetolactate synthase small subunit, producing MNREHHILIITKNTNGIVARIMSLFNRRGYFVKKMSAGVTNKEGYARLTLTVDGDKESLDQIQKQVYKIIDVVKVKIFPEKDVIRRELMLLKVKADEETRSQIVQIANIYRGNILDVSPKSVVIELTGDIEKLRGFVNMMENYGVLEMAKTGVLAMSRGEKM
- the ilvB gene encoding biosynthetic-type acetolactate synthase large subunit, translated to MANEKMIKGARILLECLSRLGINEIFGYPGGAVIPIYDELYNFKEIKHYFARHEQGAVHEADGYARSTGKVGACLATSGPGATNLVTGIMTAHMDSIPLLVITGQVSSFLLGKDAFQESDIVGITVPITKNNYLVQDIKDLPRILKEAYYIASTGRPGPVLVDIPRDIQLQEIPYDEFNKIYENDFTLEGYNPVYEGHKGQIKTAIKMIKDSKKPLIIAGAGILKAHAYEELKEFVEKTNIPVAMTLLGLGSFPGNHELALGMIGMHGTTYANYAANEADLIIAAGMRFDDRVTGNPQKFVPNAKIIHIDIDPAEIGKNKLIDVPIVGDLKNVLTDLNEKAPKVSYDEWLKQIKKWKKEYSLTYRKTEDDILIPQEILSEIDKITKGNVIVATDVGQHQMWAAQFLTFNNPYSILTSGGAGTMGFGLPAAIGAQVANPNKKVLAVVGDGGFQMTFQELMLIKEYNLPVKIFIINNSYLGMVRQWQELFHEKRYSSVDLSYNPDFIKIGEAYGIKSIQLTNKKDLKKHLKKILESDEAVLVECIVEKEENVYPMIPAGKDVSYIVGKRGVLENE